The stretch of DNA CGCATTATGTCACATGGGAGGAGATCCGTCAATTGCACGAGGAAGGCTTTGAGATAGGGAACCACACCCGTCATCATAAACATACCAACACACAATCGAAAGAGGAATTGCTGGCGGACTTGATACACATTGATGAACGCTGCGAGGAATACGGTATTCCTATCCCTGAGACCTTTGGCTATCCTGCGGATTGTCGCGGACCCGAAGCGATAGAAGTGTTGACGGAAAAAGGGTATCGTTTCGCACGGCGTGGCATTGGACCGGAGTTTCCATTTCATCCGGAAGGCGGACGTGGACCGGCTTACGATCCGAGTGTCTATCACCCGTTGGTCGTTCCGTCAACGGGTGTCCCTGGTCCGAACTACGGATTCGAGGATTTGGTGTGGGCGGTTGAACAGGCACAGGACGGGAAAATCGCTGTCCTGACGTTTCATGGTGTGCCTGCCCTTGAACACCCGTGGGTTGATGTCTCACCTGAACTGTTTGAAACTTACATGGATTATCTTCGGGACAACGGTTGTACCGTTGTTGCGTTGCGCGATCTGGCGAAATATGTTGACCCATCAGAATCGGCTGGAAAAAGCATAACCTATTGGCCGTAAAGATCCAGAAAGTGGCAGGTGGTGTGGAACAAGCAACGCGCCTGAAGCGCGCGGAATTGCGTAAAAATTAGGCAAAAACGCTTCAGATCCCTAAAAGAGACTTTTTCTTGAAAAAAAAGTAATAAATTTGCTAAAAAAGGGGTTTTGAGAGCAAAATTATGCATTTTTC from Candidatus Poribacteria bacterium encodes:
- a CDS encoding polysaccharide deacetylase family protein; the encoded protein is MQKENHELFEALQPIPDRLVVLTFDDGNKSDYAYVGPLLKRYGFGATFFITEGLNFLNSKAHYVTWEEIRQLHEEGFEIGNHTRHHKHTNTQSKEELLADLIHIDERCEEYGIPIPETFGYPADCRGPEAIEVLTEKGYRFARRGIGPEFPFHPEGGRGPAYDPSVYHPLVVPSTGVPGPNYGFEDLVWAVEQAQDGKIAVLTFHGVPALEHPWVDVSPELFETYMDYLRDNGCTVVALRDLAKYVDPSESAGKSITYWP